One Actinospica robiniae DSM 44927 genomic region harbors:
- a CDS encoding DMT family transporter: MAWLLVVCAGLLETGFAVCLKQSKSFTKLFPTVGFVLFALSSFGLLTLALRRLEIGPAYAVWTGIGAAGTVIYGMVFLNESVSALKIVAIVLIVAGVAGLNLAGSVH, from the coding sequence ATGGCGTGGCTCTTGGTCGTCTGCGCGGGTCTGCTGGAGACCGGCTTCGCGGTGTGCCTGAAGCAGTCGAAAAGCTTTACGAAGCTGTTCCCGACCGTGGGCTTCGTCCTGTTCGCGCTCAGCTCGTTCGGCCTGCTCACCCTGGCGCTGCGGCGGCTGGAGATCGGGCCGGCCTACGCGGTGTGGACCGGCATCGGCGCGGCCGGCACGGTGATCTACGGCATGGTCTTCCTGAACGAGTCGGTCTCCGCGCTCAAGATCGTCGCCATCGTGCTCATCGTGGCCGGGGTGGCCGGGCTCAACCTGGCCGGCAGCGTGCACTGA
- a CDS encoding IS4 family transposase codes for MLTQFVPPSLVDAAIEGRTRDRSRRPGPLTMRFAAYFELACALFPHESLEDVCDNLVGAVPELCELAPAKSALHGMRQRLGPEAMRAVFEAVAGPVAGPETIGARWRGLCTLAVDGFVVEIPDSPANRAHFSGPVTRGADGKPVAVGYPVARVVTLVETGTRAVRGAAIGGYLTGEHELAEQLAPHAAEGDVVIFDRNFPSVALCKAFRATGAHLVIRAKKHIGTDRVEVLADGSALVRMWSNAVRGRGPERYETLRLIEYEIGTGEVIRLLTSMTDPEHDPASEIARLYAERWQGEVSNLQVKTQQITPGQVLRSHHPDQVHQEIWAHLAVNHCLSRLIALIADERREDPERVSFTKVLKEVRRSVIRQIAHAVNRVLDIADDPNRYRNPERAPRTSARTVKRIRQRFGTRRTPPNTPVTVKAPPRTIRVLSLKIS; via the coding sequence GTGTTGACGCAGTTTGTGCCGCCTTCGCTGGTGGACGCGGCGATCGAGGGGCGTACGCGGGATCGGTCGCGCAGGCCCGGGCCGTTGACGATGCGGTTCGCGGCGTATTTCGAGTTGGCGTGCGCGTTGTTTCCGCACGAGTCGTTGGAAGATGTCTGCGACAACCTGGTCGGCGCGGTTCCCGAGCTGTGTGAGCTGGCCCCGGCCAAGAGCGCGCTGCACGGGATGCGTCAACGGCTCGGTCCGGAGGCGATGCGGGCGGTGTTCGAGGCGGTGGCCGGTCCTGTGGCCGGGCCGGAGACGATCGGGGCCCGGTGGCGGGGGCTGTGTACGCTGGCAGTGGACGGATTCGTGGTGGAGATCCCCGATTCGCCGGCGAACCGGGCGCACTTTTCCGGGCCGGTCACCCGCGGCGCGGACGGTAAACCGGTGGCGGTGGGCTACCCGGTGGCCCGGGTGGTCACGCTGGTGGAGACCGGCACGCGTGCGGTCAGGGGCGCGGCGATCGGGGGATATCTGACCGGGGAGCACGAACTGGCCGAGCAGCTCGCCCCGCACGCCGCCGAGGGCGACGTGGTGATCTTCGACCGCAACTTCCCGTCCGTGGCGCTGTGCAAGGCCTTCCGGGCCACCGGCGCCCACCTGGTGATCAGGGCGAAAAAGCACATCGGTACCGACCGGGTCGAGGTGCTGGCCGACGGTAGCGCGCTGGTGCGGATGTGGAGCAACGCGGTGCGCGGGCGCGGCCCGGAGCGCTACGAGACGCTGCGACTGATCGAGTATGAGATCGGCACCGGCGAGGTGATCAGGCTCCTGACCTCGATGACCGACCCCGAGCACGACCCGGCCTCCGAGATCGCCCGCCTCTACGCCGAACGCTGGCAGGGCGAGGTCTCCAACCTCCAGGTCAAGACCCAGCAGATCACCCCCGGCCAGGTCCTGCGCTCCCACCACCCCGACCAGGTCCACCAGGAGATCTGGGCGCACCTGGCCGTCAACCACTGCCTCTCCCGCCTGATCGCGCTGATAGCCGACGAACGACGCGAAGACCCCGAGCGCGTCTCGTTCACCAAAGTCCTCAAAGAGGTACGCCGCAGCGTCATCCGCCAGATCGCCCACGCCGTCAACCGGGTCCTGGACATAGCCGACGACCCGAACCGCTACCGCAACCCCGAACGCGCCCCACGCACCAGCGCACGCACCGTCAAACGCATCCGACAACGCTTCGGGACCCGCCGCACACCCCCCAACACGCCGGTCACGGTCAAAGCACCACCCCGAACCATCAGAGTACTGTCACTCAAGATAAGTTGA
- a CDS encoding HNH endonuclease signature motif containing protein, with the protein MDGVTGQVASMSRVVCGVLERARAGGDDAGRVDAVREAIVEVGRAAQALHGMLLTLVGEGDRLGIARGGVGPWLATVLDVTEGRARALAHDARLLARLPGVEAELCSGMIGPDSARALARTVKAVRATGLDPAVEAAKTLEVTRERGARAGLERVRVLEEQVAPGSIEARHARERERSFARITTCGEGQMHRCEILLDPVRGAVFQAAVDLQVAEMIRTRQFDGGEIVPEDVRSTEQMNAEAVTRLAQVFLDAPPEQRHAHFSLPALAVTIEPPAPAAAVKNPAVPAAAVKDPSAHVAGMKDPAVHAEIPAGCARTVFGALVPAGRLPKRGDPRRHELVTDGRTGTFDGVALDGDPRARLASPAQRGFLAWRDRYCTYPGCDRPLTFALHAHHVVPFAQGGGTRVGNLRLYCAKHHTTVHRER; encoded by the coding sequence GTGGACGGGGTGACTGGGCAGGTCGCGTCGATGTCCCGTGTGGTGTGCGGGGTGCTCGAGCGTGCACGGGCGGGTGGGGATGATGCGGGGCGGGTTGACGCGGTGCGTGAGGCGATCGTGGAGGTGGGCCGGGCGGCGCAGGCGCTGCACGGGATGCTGCTGACGCTGGTCGGTGAGGGCGACCGGCTGGGTATCGCGCGTGGGGGTGTGGGTCCGTGGCTGGCGACGGTGCTGGATGTGACCGAGGGCCGGGCCCGCGCGCTCGCGCACGACGCCCGGCTCCTGGCCCGGCTGCCGGGAGTGGAGGCGGAACTGTGCTCCGGGATGATCGGGCCTGATTCCGCGCGGGCACTGGCGCGCACGGTCAAGGCGGTGCGGGCGACGGGTCTGGATCCTGCGGTGGAGGCCGCGAAGACGCTCGAGGTGACCCGGGAGCGCGGTGCGCGGGCGGGGTTGGAGCGGGTGCGGGTGCTGGAGGAGCAGGTCGCGCCGGGTTCGATCGAGGCGCGTCATGCGCGGGAGCGCGAGCGTTCCTTCGCCCGGATCACCACGTGCGGGGAGGGTCAGATGCACCGGTGTGAGATCCTGCTCGATCCGGTGCGCGGCGCCGTTTTCCAGGCCGCGGTCGATCTGCAGGTCGCCGAGATGATCCGGACCCGGCAGTTCGACGGCGGAGAGATCGTACCGGAGGACGTGCGCAGCACCGAGCAGATGAACGCGGAAGCGGTCACCCGGCTCGCACAGGTCTTCCTCGATGCCCCGCCCGAGCAGCGCCACGCCCACTTCTCCCTGCCCGCGCTCGCCGTCACCATCGAGCCTCCCGCACCCGCGGCGGCCGTGAAGAATCCTGCCGTGCCCGCGGCGGCCGTGAAGGACCCTTCCGCGCATGTGGCGGGCATGAAGGATCCTGCCGTGCACGCGGAGATCCCCGCGGGCTGTGCGCGCACGGTGTTCGGGGCACTGGTTCCGGCCGGGCGCCTGCCCAAGCGCGGTGATCCCAGGCGCCACGAGCTGGTGACCGACGGGCGCACGGGCACCTTCGACGGGGTCGCGCTGGACGGTGACCCTCGGGCGCGTCTGGCCTCGCCCGCGCAGCGCGGGTTTCTCGCGTGGCGCGACCGGTACTGCACCTACCCGGGCTGTGACCGCCCCCTCACGTTCGCCCTGCACGCCCATCACGTCGTGCCGTTCGCACAGGGCGGTGGGACGAGGGTGGGTAACCTCCGGCTGTATTGCGCGAAGCATCACACCACCGTCCACCGCGAGCGGTGA
- a CDS encoding HEAT repeat domain-containing protein — protein sequence MSTLPIPAQLLDELLDYDDEDEESTATHFDRMEDVFARLETTANRLGLAAAFWAEPAEPVRALGFDLLAVQAHQFDWHVQPLIDAAAAVALTEPGGAGVRLRRAAANALACVIDDARVLDPLLRFARDPDASVRWQVARGIPAVVDPLPPEAVRVLSALLRDEDSDVRDWSAFALGSRENDTPELRDALARLLFDVDPDTAGEAASALARRKDPRVLPVLKQMLAQPDAGFLYFEAAAELADPQLLPLLEKLAADGVTDWMLQRAIEACSPAVA from the coding sequence ATGTCCACCTTGCCGATACCCGCCCAGCTCCTCGACGAGCTGCTCGACTACGACGACGAGGACGAGGAGTCGACCGCCACCCACTTCGACCGGATGGAGGACGTCTTCGCCCGGCTGGAGACCACCGCCAACCGGCTCGGGCTGGCCGCCGCGTTCTGGGCCGAGCCGGCCGAGCCGGTGCGCGCGCTCGGCTTCGATCTGCTCGCGGTACAGGCGCACCAGTTCGACTGGCATGTCCAGCCCTTGATCGACGCGGCGGCGGCCGTGGCGCTGACCGAGCCGGGCGGGGCCGGGGTGCGGCTGCGCCGGGCCGCGGCCAACGCGCTGGCGTGCGTGATCGACGACGCCCGGGTGCTCGACCCGCTGCTGCGCTTCGCCCGGGACCCGGACGCGAGCGTGCGCTGGCAGGTGGCCCGGGGCATCCCGGCCGTGGTCGACCCGCTGCCGCCGGAGGCGGTGCGGGTGCTCTCGGCGCTGCTGCGGGACGAGGACTCGGACGTGCGCGACTGGTCCGCGTTCGCGCTCGGCAGCCGGGAGAACGACACCCCGGAGCTGCGCGACGCGCTGGCCCGGCTGCTGTTCGACGTGGACCCGGACACGGCCGGGGAGGCCGCCTCCGCGCTCGCCCGGCGCAAGGACCCGCGGGTGCTGCCGGTGCTCAAGCAGATGCTGGCCCAGCCGGACGCCGGCTTCCTCTACTTCGAGGCGGCCGCCGAGCTCGCCGACCCGCAGCTGCTGCCGCTGCTCGAGAAGCTCGCGGCCGACGGCGTGACGGACTGGATGCTGCAGCGGGCGATCGAGGCCTGCTCGCCGGCGGTCGCCTGA
- a CDS encoding GNAT family N-acetyltransferase, translated as MSSEATTQPSVPSRPGFSDVRLRSERLLLLPWGEEHIDAITEACQDPDIQRYVPLPGPYTRADAEKFVRTVAPAGRAAGTDVVFGILHAETGRVLGAVGLHRFKDLGRACGGAGDIGYWAAPWARNQGYMTEAVRVVCAWGFEYLRLARIQWIAVVGNEPSWRVVEKLGFTREGTLRAHLPLPQGGRADTWIGSILSTEWGSAQTGSSSDVC; from the coding sequence ATGTCCAGTGAGGCCACCACACAGCCCAGCGTCCCGTCGAGGCCCGGTTTCTCCGACGTGCGGCTGAGATCCGAGCGCCTGCTCCTGCTGCCCTGGGGCGAGGAGCACATCGACGCGATCACCGAAGCCTGTCAGGATCCCGACATCCAGCGCTATGTGCCGCTGCCCGGCCCCTACACCCGGGCCGACGCGGAGAAGTTCGTGCGCACGGTGGCGCCGGCCGGCCGGGCCGCGGGCACCGACGTCGTCTTCGGGATCCTGCACGCCGAGACCGGCCGGGTGCTCGGCGCGGTGGGCCTGCACCGGTTCAAGGACCTGGGCCGGGCCTGCGGCGGAGCCGGGGACATCGGCTACTGGGCCGCGCCGTGGGCGCGGAACCAGGGCTACATGACCGAGGCGGTGCGGGTGGTGTGCGCCTGGGGCTTCGAGTACCTGCGCCTCGCCCGGATCCAGTGGATCGCGGTCGTCGGCAACGAGCCGTCGTGGCGGGTGGTGGAGAAGCTGGGGTTCACCCGGGAGGGCACGCTGCGGGCGCACCTGCCGCTGCCCCAGGGCGGCCGCGCGGACACCTGGATCGGCTCGATCCTGAGCACGGAGTGGGGATCCGCGCAGACCGGTTCGTCGTCCGACGTCTGCTGA
- a CDS encoding DUF664 domain-containing protein, whose amino-acid sequence MPEVEGPLHGDEKAVLLGCLDHHRARFQNACVGLTAKQLARRALPPSNLSLLGLVRHLADAERAWFRSRFGGEVVEPHYLTARRTWFQRRFGGEELELHYATPRDRDAAFELAEPDGAEHDWAVLLAEQQAARGVIARLPLEAEYPTDRYGPVSLRWAVIHMTAEYAGHGGHADLLRGRIDRKPRDHA is encoded by the coding sequence GTGCCCGAGGTCGAAGGGCCCTTGCACGGTGACGAGAAGGCGGTCCTGCTCGGCTGCCTCGACCACCATCGAGCCCGGTTCCAGAACGCCTGCGTCGGACTGACCGCCAAGCAGCTCGCCCGCCGCGCGCTGCCGCCCTCGAACCTCTCGCTGCTCGGCCTGGTCCGCCACCTCGCCGATGCCGAGCGCGCCTGGTTCCGCAGCCGCTTCGGCGGCGAAGTCGTCGAACCGCACTACCTCACGGCCCGCCGCACCTGGTTCCAGCGCCGTTTCGGCGGCGAGGAGCTGGAGCTGCACTACGCCACGCCGCGGGACCGCGACGCCGCGTTCGAGCTGGCCGAGCCGGACGGCGCGGAGCACGACTGGGCCGTCCTGCTCGCGGAGCAGCAGGCCGCGCGCGGCGTGATCGCCCGGCTGCCGCTGGAGGCCGAGTACCCCACCGACCGCTACGGCCCGGTCAGCCTGCGCTGGGCCGTAATCCACATGACTGCTGAGTATGCCGGCCACGGCGGCCACGCCGATCTGCTCCGCGGACGCATCGACCGCAAACCGCGCGACCACGCCTGA
- a CDS encoding glycoside hydrolase family 3 N-terminal domain-containing protein: MVAVLLTAACALAACSSGNPAPTSGASSAATSPAPAQSSNAASSAAPSSPSGSSSAKLSALQLAGQRVIYSYSGLTPPASLLKLIREGEVGGVIFFGPNIKSTSQLDGVVKQLEDAAAQSPVHLPLLLMTDQEGGEIRRIQGGAPAQTERQIGESANPATAAAQAGTGAANTLKSAGLNMNLAPVLDVFSSPGDFDDQFGRSYSSDPNVVSAAGAAFIKAQQSAGVAATAKHFPGLGTAPTKADTDFEPVTLNASLSRLRSVDEEPYKAAIAAGVDVVMVSWAVYPALSSRPAGLSSVVVQQELRDRLGFTGVTVTDALEAGALKAFGGPGPRAVDAAEAGMDLIMCSSQDPNQGEQATQALAAALNNGTLSSSTFNAAVGRVNSLRQKLG; this comes from the coding sequence GTGGTTGCCGTCCTGCTGACGGCCGCCTGCGCGCTGGCCGCCTGCTCGAGCGGCAATCCGGCGCCGACCTCCGGCGCCTCGAGCGCGGCGACCTCGCCGGCCCCCGCGCAGAGCTCGAACGCGGCGAGCTCCGCGGCCCCCTCGTCGCCGTCCGGGTCCTCGAGCGCCAAGCTCTCGGCGCTGCAGCTGGCCGGGCAGCGGGTGATCTACTCGTACTCCGGGCTGACCCCGCCGGCCTCGCTGCTCAAGCTGATCCGCGAGGGCGAGGTGGGCGGAGTGATCTTCTTCGGCCCGAACATCAAGAGCACCAGCCAGCTCGACGGGGTGGTCAAGCAGCTCGAGGACGCCGCCGCGCAGAGCCCGGTGCACCTGCCGCTGCTGCTCATGACCGATCAGGAGGGCGGCGAGATCCGCCGGATCCAGGGCGGGGCGCCGGCCCAGACGGAGCGTCAGATCGGCGAGTCCGCGAACCCGGCCACGGCCGCCGCGCAGGCCGGCACCGGCGCGGCGAACACGCTCAAGTCGGCCGGTCTGAACATGAACCTGGCCCCGGTGCTCGACGTCTTCTCCAGCCCCGGCGACTTCGACGACCAGTTCGGCCGCTCCTACAGCAGCGACCCGAACGTGGTCTCCGCCGCGGGCGCCGCGTTCATCAAGGCGCAGCAGAGCGCGGGCGTGGCCGCGACGGCCAAGCACTTCCCAGGCCTGGGCACCGCGCCCACGAAGGCCGACACCGACTTCGAGCCGGTGACCCTGAACGCCTCGCTCAGCCGCCTGCGCTCGGTGGACGAGGAGCCGTACAAGGCGGCGATCGCGGCCGGCGTGGACGTGGTCATGGTGTCCTGGGCGGTCTACCCGGCGCTCAGCAGCCGGCCCGCGGGCCTGTCCTCGGTGGTGGTGCAGCAGGAGCTGCGCGACCGGCTCGGCTTCACCGGCGTGACGGTCACCGACGCGCTCGAGGCCGGCGCGCTCAAGGCCTTCGGCGGCCCCGGCCCGCGCGCGGTGGACGCCGCGGAGGCGGGCATGGATCTGATCATGTGCTCTTCGCAGGATCCGAACCAGGGCGAGCAGGCGACCCAGGCGCTCGCGGCGGCGCTGAACAACGGCACGCTCAGCTCCTCCACCTTCAACGCCGCGGTCGGCCGGGTCAACTCGCTGCGCCAGAAGCTCGGCTGA